The following are encoded together in the Oscillospiraceae bacterium genome:
- a CDS encoding transposase: MSLSPQQVASLYARRWNIEVFFKTIKSCLGFARECQSRSFDAIVCSVAVVFTRHMILTWLNLGLPEPETKTDYL; encoded by the coding sequence TTGTCTCTGTCCCCGCAACAGGTCGCCTCACTCTATGCCCGACGTTGGAATATTGAGGTCTTCTTCAAAACCATAAAGTCCTGCCTCGGGTTTGCTCGTGAATGCCAAAGCCGCTCGTTTGACGCCATTGTTTGTTCTGTGGCTGTTGTGTTCACACGGCATATGATCTTGACTTGGTTGAATCTTGGCTTGCCAGAACCGGAAACCAAAACGGATTATCTATAA